Proteins co-encoded in one Bacillota bacterium genomic window:
- a CDS encoding 2-phosphosulfolactate phosphatase: protein MRVDVIFLPQELETRSLDQAVAVIIDVLRASSTIVTAIANGCEELIPTQTVEEAVEIARSYGRGDFLLGGERKGNKIEGFDLGNSPAEYVPDRVKGKKIIFTTTNGTAAIKAARGASAILIGSFLNLEAVAHYALGLGRDIVFVCAGDGRRFALEDAACAGMMCDRVCRVGDNVVESDSCIAARKIYEGFRGKVADALAMSEHGRYLEGIGLGADLGLCAQTNVLNVVPCMSEGHIVRRALQGS, encoded by the coding sequence ATGAGGGTGGATGTTATTTTTCTACCGCAGGAGCTCGAGACCCGGAGCCTTGACCAGGCAGTTGCTGTCATTATTGATGTCTTGCGGGCGAGCAGCACCATTGTCACAGCTATCGCCAACGGGTGCGAGGAGTTGATCCCAACCCAGACCGTCGAGGAGGCGGTCGAGATAGCCAGGAGCTACGGCAGGGGTGATTTCCTCTTGGGGGGAGAGAGGAAGGGGAATAAGATCGAGGGGTTCGACCTTGGGAATTCTCCTGCGGAATATGTCCCTGACCGGGTAAAGGGGAAGAAAATCATTTTTACTACAACGAATGGGACAGCGGCCATAAAAGCCGCAAGGGGAGCAAGTGCAATCCTCATCGGGTCGTTTTTGAATCTCGAGGCGGTGGCGCATTACGCTCTTGGGCTTGGCAGGGACATTGTCTTCGTCTGCGCTGGCGACGGAAGGAGATTTGCCCTCGAGGACGCAGCCTGCGCCGGCATGATGTGCGACCGTGTCTGCCGTGTGGGCGATAACGTGGTCGAGTCTGACAGCTGCATTGCTGCCCGAAAGATATATGAGGGCTTCCGCGGGAAGGTGGCGGATGCCCTCGCCATGAGCGAACACGGTCGATACCTTGAAGGCATAGGATTGGGGGCTGATCTCGGGCTCTGCGCGCAGACCAACGTTCTCAACGTTGTCCCGTGCATGAGC